One part of the Mariniflexile litorale genome encodes these proteins:
- a CDS encoding DUF4412 domain-containing protein — protein sequence MKTSKNNTSILLNISKAVFLVIVFCFTTITNAQFLKKLGNKIENAAQKTVEKKVEAKTEKETNKAFDSTFNKTSKKKNKENSPIVSKSAVAPASTYSFTHIYTMQMVDNKRSTNLEYYLTPSGNYFATRILDGNDKNTTISVMDLTQKTIHTLMDNKGDKSRISMALNLNKSSNYMIDQTNIKVTPTGTTKTIVGYTCEGYKVVGGTVEGTVWVTQDAGISFSKHMYKSDPSQPQDAIFKKLITGLTLEMDMVDTSRKKDKPIHMMCIKLEKSSTTINTSSYKKLM from the coding sequence ATGAAAACCTCAAAAAACAATACAAGCATATTATTAAACATTTCAAAGGCTGTTTTCCTGGTTATTGTATTCTGTTTTACAACAATTACAAATGCGCAATTTTTAAAAAAATTAGGTAATAAAATAGAAAATGCTGCACAAAAAACAGTAGAGAAAAAGGTAGAGGCAAAAACAGAAAAAGAAACCAATAAAGCATTTGATTCTACCTTTAATAAAACTTCAAAAAAAAAGAATAAAGAAAATAGTCCAATAGTATCAAAATCAGCTGTAGCGCCAGCAAGTACTTATTCATTTACCCACATATATACCATGCAAATGGTAGATAATAAACGCAGTACCAATTTAGAATATTATTTAACACCATCGGGGAATTATTTTGCAACACGAATATTAGATGGTAATGATAAAAACACCACAATCAGTGTTATGGATTTGACTCAAAAAACCATACATACATTAATGGATAATAAGGGTGATAAGTCGCGTATATCCATGGCTCTTAATTTGAATAAGTCTTCAAATTATATGATTGACCAAACTAATATTAAAGTCACCCCTACAGGAACAACAAAAACAATAGTTGGTTACACGTGTGAAGGTTATAAAGTAGTAGGGGGTACGGTAGAAGGCACCGTATGGGTAACGCAAGATGCTGGAATATCATTTTCGAAGCATATGTACAAATCAGACCCATCACAGCCTCAAGATGCTATTTTTAAAAAACTAATAACGGGCTTAACATTAGAAATGGATATGGTGGATACCTCTAGAAAAAAAGATAAACCTATACATATGATGTGTATAAAATTAGAAAAAAGTAGCACGACAATAAATACGAGTAGTTATAAAAAACTCATGTAG
- a CDS encoding DUF1566 domain-containing protein has protein sequence MKNIFKIILFLTSILTLSSCSKNDADNSQAIEIGDFYEGGIVFYLDDTGEHGLVCATKDLIQPMRWGYNDVLLNNTQQTIGSGLANTQAIAAAYPDIETAAKLCLNFEYNEYDDWYLPSLDELNLIYINKNKINPTAIANDGEAFQALDDDRSNYWSSSEGGEMNAWLIQFDTGVTKTYYKTYIQHMRAIRAF, from the coding sequence ATGAAAAATATATTTAAAATCATTTTATTTCTAACAAGTATACTTACACTATCTAGTTGTAGTAAAAACGATGCAGATAATTCACAAGCCATAGAGATTGGTGATTTTTACGAAGGTGGTATTGTGTTTTACTTAGATGATACAGGCGAACATGGTCTCGTTTGCGCAACTAAAGATCTGATCCAACCTATGCGGTGGGGTTATAACGATGTATTATTAAATAATACACAACAAACTATAGGTTCTGGGCTTGCAAATACTCAGGCTATTGCCGCTGCATATCCAGATATTGAAACTGCTGCAAAATTGTGTTTAAACTTTGAATATAATGAGTATGACGATTGGTACTTGCCTAGTTTGGATGAGCTTAACCTAATATACATAAATAAAAATAAGATTAACCCAACAGCTATTGCCAATGACGGCGAAGCATTTCAGGCTTTAGACGACGACAGATCGAACTATTGGAGCTCTAGTGAAGGAGGTGAAATGAATGCTTGGTTAATACAATTTGATACAGGCGTAACAAAAACATATTACAAAACATACATACAACATATGAGAGCCATTAGAGCTTTTTAA
- a CDS encoding kelch repeat-containing protein, with amino-acid sequence MKILILSLYSVVLFLIFTSCSNDGNKNKDDTKDFTLSFNVETNQDQMGDFSHNKMVVFNNEVWSVGGLNDYNTSTNSDVWKSTNGVNWVSVTSDEFPNRVGHTLTVFDNKMWVIGGFTENDSGTYEALSDVWYSSDGENWTLATNDIIGTSTIGFHSTIAFDNKLYLIKDGYYESAPGCTVWSSSDGMSWARETDNAFPYRDDFSVTVFNNEIYVTGGSWGSNFFNEIWKSSDGINWTQVSTSGTIFSPRASNAFLVYENKLWVFGGRNGNAIITGMGLWYSNNGEEWFRYEPLPAEDGLYDFAALNYNNAIWVFGGLRQEPSSVIANRVGTINTITQD; translated from the coding sequence ATGAAAATTTTAATACTTAGTTTATATTCAGTAGTACTATTCTTAATTTTTACATCTTGTTCGAACGATGGTAACAAAAATAAAGATGATACGAAGGACTTTACATTATCTTTTAATGTAGAAACCAATCAAGACCAAATGGGAGACTTCTCTCATAATAAAATGGTTGTTTTTAATAATGAAGTCTGGTCCGTTGGTGGTTTAAACGATTATAATACAAGTACTAATAGTGATGTTTGGAAGAGCACGAATGGAGTAAACTGGGTGTCTGTAACTAGTGATGAATTTCCAAATAGAGTAGGACATACACTTACGGTTTTTGATAATAAAATGTGGGTAATAGGTGGCTTTACAGAAAATGACTCTGGCACCTATGAAGCATTAAGTGATGTATGGTACTCTTCAGATGGTGAAAATTGGACTCTAGCTACCAACGACATTATTGGTACATCAACTATAGGATTCCATAGCACTATAGCTTTTGATAACAAATTATATCTTATTAAAGATGGTTATTACGAAAGTGCCCCAGGTTGTACCGTTTGGTCTTCTAGTGATGGAATGTCTTGGGCTAGAGAAACCGATAACGCATTCCCTTACAGAGATGATTTTAGTGTAACTGTATTTAATAACGAAATTTATGTAACTGGTGGCAGTTGGGGGTCTAACTTTTTTAATGAAATATGGAAAAGTTCAGATGGGATAAACTGGACGCAAGTAAGTACCAGTGGTACTATTTTTTCGCCAAGAGCTAGTAACGCCTTTCTTGTTTACGAAAATAAACTGTGGGTTTTTGGAGGTAGAAACGGTAATGCAATAATTACGGGGATGGGACTTTGGTATTCTAACAATGGTGAAGAATGGTTTAGATATGAGCCACTTCCAGCAGAGGATGGTCTTTATGACTTTGCTGCTTTAAACTACAATAATGCGATTTGGGTTTTTGGAGGTTTACGTCAAGAACCAAGTTCCGTTATAGCAAATAGAGTAGGTACTATAAATACGATAACACAAGACTAA